One genomic window of Desmospora activa DSM 45169 includes the following:
- a CDS encoding sensor histidine kinase yields the protein MFRKTQLMLTLQNAAVFLLIISIFGASFYWYMEKQSYDKIDRALLLQAQLEEARMLGVDLAADKTLDPLIGKIIWDEEHGVVYSRMPAAFLEKIEQLYPQKADGKVHTLQVEGFTFRSLAISVETTSGTWTVQALRNIDAEMMTLQAMRTNIVIGCILAAIVAVVAGYTLARRALVPIRRSWEAQQQFVADASHELRTPLSVIQMRTELMLKNPEQLIRENSDDISTIYRETRRMRKLVADLLTLARSDSDQLQIERKRFRLDELAEEVSQHFTELAALADLSFHTRIESNLWCYGDRERIHQLLVILLDNAITYTPSGGTVQLSCAKKGNTLTIEVTDTGTGIAAKDLPKIFERFYRGDKARSRAHGGTGLGLSIAKWIVDEHRGQISVASIPENGTTVTVKLAAAVER from the coding sequence ATGTTTCGTAAAACACAGCTGATGTTAACCCTGCAAAATGCCGCTGTCTTTTTGCTGATTATCAGTATTTTCGGGGCTTCTTTTTATTGGTATATGGAGAAGCAATCATACGATAAAATTGATCGCGCTCTGTTGTTGCAAGCGCAATTAGAGGAAGCGCGCATGCTGGGAGTGGATCTGGCTGCGGATAAAACCTTGGACCCGCTCATCGGCAAAATCATCTGGGATGAGGAGCACGGCGTGGTCTACAGTCGTATGCCGGCTGCGTTTTTGGAGAAAATTGAACAGCTGTATCCGCAAAAAGCTGATGGAAAAGTGCACACCCTTCAAGTTGAAGGGTTTACTTTTCGTTCCTTGGCTATTTCCGTTGAAACCACCAGCGGTACCTGGACCGTCCAAGCCCTCCGCAATATCGACGCTGAAATGATGACCTTGCAAGCGATGCGCACCAACATCGTCATCGGTTGTATCCTGGCGGCGATCGTGGCCGTGGTGGCGGGATATACCCTGGCTCGACGGGCATTGGTACCCATCCGCCGCTCCTGGGAAGCCCAACAGCAATTTGTGGCGGACGCTTCCCATGAATTGCGGACACCGCTTTCCGTCATTCAGATGAGGACGGAGCTGATGCTGAAAAACCCTGAGCAATTGATTCGGGAAAACAGCGATGATATCTCTACCATCTATCGCGAAACCCGCCGCATGCGAAAACTGGTGGCCGACTTACTTACATTGGCCCGTAGTGATTCCGACCAACTGCAAATCGAACGCAAGCGGTTTCGGTTGGATGAACTGGCAGAGGAAGTATCCCAACACTTTACCGAATTGGCGGCACTGGCAGATCTCTCCTTCCATACCCGGATTGAATCGAATTTATGGTGCTACGGGGATCGGGAAAGAATTCATCAGTTACTCGTTATTTTGTTGGATAACGCGATTACTTACACACCTAGTGGGGGAACGGTTCAACTCTCCTGTGCAAAAAAGGGAAACACCCTTACGATTGAAGTAACGGATACTGGTACAGGGATCGCTGCAAAAGATCTGCCCAAAATTTTTGAGCGCTTTTACCGTGGGGATAAGGCACGAAGTCGTGCACATGGCGGAACCGGTTTAGGCTTGAGCATCGCCAAATGGATTGTGGATGAACACCGCGGTCAGATCTCGGTAGCAAGCATTCCTGAGAATGGGACGACAGTGACGGTAAAGCTGGCGGCCGCCGTCGAGCGGTGA
- a CDS encoding winged helix-turn-helix transcriptional regulator, giving the protein MEWNKENPEQCKVVVALDAVVGKWKPLILLHLLSKGTLRYNEIKRLIPDVTQRVLTLHLRQLEEQGIVKRVVYRQVPPKVEYSLTEHGQTLKPVLEAMHAWGLSHLEHLENFKNTQSE; this is encoded by the coding sequence GTGGAGTGGAATAAAGAAAATCCAGAACAATGCAAAGTGGTTGTCGCTCTCGATGCAGTCGTCGGTAAATGGAAGCCTCTTATTCTCCTCCATCTATTGAGTAAAGGAACATTGCGATACAATGAAATAAAAAGATTAATTCCGGATGTTACACAAAGGGTGCTTACCCTACATCTACGTCAACTAGAAGAGCAGGGGATTGTAAAGCGAGTCGTCTACCGCCAAGTGCCACCAAAAGTGGAATATTCATTAACCGAACATGGCCAAACATTAAAGCCGGTTTTGGAAGCCATGCATGCATGGGGCCTTTCCCATCTAGAGCATTTGGAAAACTTCAAGAACACTCAATCGGAGTAA
- a CDS encoding divergent PAP2 family protein produces MSEGESRKDEKKRMLELLNNYPLWASLTALTLAQFLKVPWNYTITRRWDWNWLFNTGGMPSGHTAAVTSLATAIGIWEGFGSPLFAITTILALIVMYDATGVRRHAGMQAQVLNQLAEDFAVMLSEIRHIKEKNPQETRVKLKEILGHQPIEVFMGAWFGIAIALLMFWLWV; encoded by the coding sequence ATGTCGGAGGGAGAATCGAGAAAGGACGAGAAGAAACGCATGTTGGAACTACTTAACAATTATCCATTGTGGGCGTCTCTCACCGCCCTCACCCTAGCCCAATTCCTTAAAGTACCATGGAACTACACGATTACGCGTCGATGGGATTGGAATTGGCTCTTTAACACCGGCGGTATGCCTAGTGGGCATACCGCCGCCGTCACCTCCCTAGCTACAGCGATCGGCATCTGGGAAGGATTTGGGTCTCCTTTATTTGCGATTACTACCATCCTCGCCCTGATTGTGATGTATGACGCCACTGGCGTACGGCGTCATGCCGGGATGCAGGCTCAGGTGCTCAACCAACTGGCGGAAGACTTTGCGGTAATGCTGTCCGAAATCCGCCACATCAAAGAAAAAAACCCGCAGGAAACACGGGTTAAGTTAAAAGAAATTCTCGGCCATCAGCCGATTGAAGTGTTTATGGGGGCATGGTTTGGTATCGCCATCGCCCTGCTGATGTTTTGGTTGTGGGTATAA
- a CDS encoding response regulator transcription factor, producing MKILIIEDDRPLLESLQRILATEFEVETATSGDEGLYLAEQDIVDCIVLDIMLPEIDGLDILTALRKQNIEVPVLLLTARDSVEDRVTGLERGADDYLVKPFAMPELLARVRALLRRKGSLKQEGLLQYGPIQLRLKEQEGYVDGSPLQLTVKEFSMLEYLLQNAEQILTREQLYDRVWGFDAVTSLSIVELYVHYLRKKLSKHGVSGMIHTIRGVGYMLKEDV from the coding sequence ATGAAAATTTTAATTATCGAGGATGATCGTCCCCTATTGGAATCGCTACAACGGATATTGGCGACGGAATTTGAGGTGGAGACGGCGACATCCGGGGATGAAGGGTTGTATTTGGCTGAGCAGGATATTGTTGATTGTATCGTTCTCGATATTATGCTGCCGGAAATCGATGGTTTGGATATTTTAACCGCTTTACGCAAACAGAACATCGAGGTTCCGGTTTTATTGTTGACCGCCAGGGACAGTGTGGAGGACAGGGTGACCGGGTTGGAGCGAGGGGCTGACGATTACCTGGTAAAACCTTTTGCCATGCCGGAGTTGCTGGCCCGGGTACGCGCCCTTCTGCGCCGCAAGGGTAGCCTTAAGCAGGAGGGCCTCTTACAATACGGACCGATTCAATTGCGCTTAAAGGAGCAGGAGGGGTATGTTGACGGTTCCCCGCTGCAGCTGACGGTAAAAGAGTTTTCGATGTTGGAGTATTTGCTGCAAAATGCGGAGCAGATTTTAACCCGTGAGCAATTGTATGACCGGGTATGGGGCTTTGATGCGGTTACATCCCTCTCCATTGTGGAATTGTATGTTCATTACCTGCGCAAAAAATTGTCCAAACACGGTGTGAGTGGAATGATTCATACCATCCGAGGTGTGGGCTATATGTTAAAGGAAGACGTGTGA
- a CDS encoding amidohydrolase family protein, whose amino-acid sequence MSKRTLFKNGMVITLDNTIGDFKRADVLIEGNKIVAIQPDLSIDDCEIIDAENQIVLPGFVDTHRHTWESLIRNIGADWSLNTYLQNIYFGNIGSRLRPLDGYIGNWIGSLEALEAGVTTILDWSMIESPEHADEWIRGLQEAGIRAVFAYGISGDGEYWNRESKLRHPEDSKRVKQQYFSSTDQLLTMGLAIRGPEFSHWEAAVSDIQLARELDIICSMHLGFGTWGSVDRSIEKLHKAGLLGPDLNFVHANTIHYDEFKMIAASGASISVTPEVEMMMGHGYPATGLFLEQGGRPTIGVDVVTSTGGDLFAQMKFTLQAERSRINEQLLKEGKMPEQLALSARDVLEFATIDGARALGLDHKIGSLTPGKEADIVMIDLTHLNLFPLNDPVGAVVQCANTHNVDSVFVAGKAIKRRGKMLDIDMNRLHQRAAESRNHLLTEAPVGYQTNK is encoded by the coding sequence ATGTCAAAAAGAACATTGTTCAAAAACGGAATGGTGATTACTCTTGACAATACAATTGGCGACTTTAAGCGAGCGGACGTCTTAATCGAAGGAAATAAAATTGTAGCGATACAACCCGATCTATCCATAGACGATTGTGAGATCATTGACGCGGAAAACCAGATTGTGTTGCCCGGTTTTGTCGATACCCATCGCCACACCTGGGAATCCCTGATCCGCAACATCGGGGCTGATTGGTCGTTGAATACTTACTTACAAAATATATACTTCGGAAATATCGGCAGCCGCTTACGTCCGCTTGACGGATATATCGGCAATTGGATCGGGTCATTGGAAGCACTGGAAGCGGGTGTAACCACCATTTTGGACTGGTCGATGATCGAGTCACCGGAACATGCGGATGAATGGATTCGGGGATTGCAGGAAGCGGGAATCCGGGCTGTGTTTGCATATGGTATTTCTGGAGATGGTGAGTATTGGAACCGAGAGAGTAAACTGCGCCACCCCGAAGATAGCAAACGGGTCAAGCAGCAGTATTTTTCCTCTACCGATCAATTGCTTACCATGGGATTGGCGATTCGCGGACCTGAATTTAGCCACTGGGAAGCAGCCGTATCCGATATTCAGTTGGCACGGGAGTTAGATATCATCTGTTCCATGCATTTGGGCTTTGGAACATGGGGTTCAGTCGATCGATCGATTGAAAAGCTGCACAAAGCCGGTCTATTAGGACCCGATCTTAACTTTGTCCACGCCAATACCATCCATTACGACGAGTTTAAGATGATTGCCGCTTCAGGTGCGTCGATATCCGTCACACCAGAAGTGGAAATGATGATGGGACATGGCTATCCGGCTACCGGTTTATTTCTGGAACAAGGAGGAAGGCCCACGATCGGTGTCGATGTCGTGACATCGACGGGCGGTGATCTGTTTGCTCAGATGAAGTTCACCCTGCAGGCGGAACGCTCCCGCATCAACGAACAGCTTCTAAAAGAGGGAAAAATGCCGGAACAACTGGCGCTCTCCGCGCGGGATGTCCTGGAATTTGCCACGATTGACGGCGCGCGTGCGTTAGGTTTGGATCACAAGATCGGCTCATTAACACCAGGGAAAGAAGCGGATATCGTGATGATCGATCTGACGCATTTAAACCTGTTCCCCCTCAATGACCCCGTAGGTGCGGTGGTACAATGCGCAAATACCCATAATGTCGATTCGGTGTTTGTGGCTGGAAAAGCGATCAAACGGAGAGGAAAGATGTTGGATATCGATATGAATCGACTCCATCAACGGGCCGCAGAATCCCGTAACCATCTCTTAACCGAAGCGCCTGTTGGATATCAGACAAACAAATAA
- a CDS encoding PadR family transcriptional regulator produces the protein MSSTISTDLIRGHTDTVILNILRQGDSYGYEIYKTIIALSGNQYELKEATLYTAFRRLEKEGYIFSYWGDETQGGRRKYYRITDEGKKQYEERRQGWDFAKEVLDRLIKGGLEDEKK, from the coding sequence ATGAGTTCCACGATTTCAACCGATTTGATCCGCGGTCATACCGATACGGTGATTTTAAACATCCTGCGTCAAGGTGACAGCTATGGATACGAGATATACAAAACCATCATCGCTTTAAGCGGTAATCAGTATGAATTGAAGGAAGCCACCTTGTATACCGCTTTTCGCCGTTTGGAGAAGGAGGGTTATATCTTCTCCTATTGGGGCGATGAAACACAGGGGGGCAGACGCAAATATTACCGTATTACTGATGAAGGAAAGAAACAATATGAAGAGCGTAGACAAGGTTGGGACTTTGCCAAAGAGGTGTTGGATCGTTTGATTAAGGGAGGGTTAGAGGATGAAAAAAAATAA
- a CDS encoding TetR/AcrR family transcriptional regulator yields MDAIKTRDKILFAAIDLFAEKGFRAVTTIEIAKRASVSEMTVFRHFGTKKNILDYAIDKFSHDVPMQKIFQEQITWDLEKDLLMFSQECQKLMKKNKKAFRIIIQEIRHFPDLEDKMICKNPQKLRRLLVDYFTRMQEMGKMIQTAPEVPAMAVVSLCVVGTFDVEMLFTDVTADHFITDNIKIFARGLTP; encoded by the coding sequence ATGGATGCCATCAAAACAAGGGACAAAATTTTGTTTGCAGCTATCGATTTGTTTGCCGAGAAAGGTTTTCGTGCCGTTACCACAATTGAAATCGCCAAGAGAGCTTCCGTCAGTGAAATGACGGTTTTCCGTCATTTTGGCACTAAAAAAAACATCTTGGATTATGCCATCGATAAATTTTCTCATGATGTTCCCATGCAAAAAATTTTTCAGGAACAAATTACTTGGGATCTAGAAAAGGATCTGTTGATGTTTAGTCAAGAGTGTCAAAAACTGATGAAGAAGAATAAAAAAGCGTTTCGTATAATCATACAAGAGATTAGACATTTTCCTGATCTGGAGGATAAAATGATATGCAAAAATCCCCAAAAGCTCAGGCGATTGTTGGTCGATTATTTTACACGGATGCAGGAGATGGGGAAGATGATTCAAACCGCCCCAGAAGTGCCTGCGATGGCAGTGGTTTCCCTGTGCGTAGTCGGAACGTTTGATGTGGAAATGCTTTTCACAGATGTGACCGCCGATCATTTCATCACTGATAACATCAAAATTTTTGCCAGAGGGCTTACGCCATAA
- a CDS encoding MFS transporter, producing the protein MKLTGKEWTMIAAILAASMLVPVNSTIIAVGLSAIASTFGESLSQISWVVTVYLIVMAVTQPIAGKLGDIYGNGKVLMAGLVCFLVASIACAFSFHPLWLIVFRGVQALGGALMTPNAIALIRFTVPRERLGTVMGTFGLTAGLGAAAGPLIGSLLIGTWGWQSMFWVNVPFLVFSILACIWALPATARKDRVPLDLLGSVYLAVGFTLLILLFKGQSGFVSLLMVLGLLISAVLFTRHERRISEPLIDFALFKRLPFVSANLSILCSNFVMYGILLAMPLLLESQFQMDESQIGYVLVALTLSMTLISPLGGYLTDRLGKRPMVITSFVLTTIAAVLLWVVIPMGSLSLVVVSLVVAGVGCGIGMGAMQLSSLDAVEQEKSGIASGIFSTFRYFGSMIASALIAITAGSSFLFGCFVAAAFAGIVISLGIRKHPSAESQRAA; encoded by the coding sequence TTGAAACTGACAGGTAAGGAATGGACAATGATTGCCGCCATCTTGGCGGCATCAATGTTGGTTCCAGTCAATTCAACCATCATCGCCGTCGGTCTGTCTGCGATTGCCTCCACCTTTGGGGAAAGCCTGTCACAAATCTCCTGGGTGGTAACGGTTTATTTGATCGTGATGGCTGTGACGCAGCCGATCGCCGGTAAACTGGGGGATATTTATGGCAACGGAAAGGTTTTGATGGCAGGTTTAGTCTGTTTTTTAGTCGCATCCATCGCCTGTGCATTCTCGTTTCATCCGCTGTGGTTGATTGTGTTTCGGGGTGTGCAGGCATTGGGTGGGGCATTAATGACACCAAATGCGATTGCTCTGATCCGCTTTACGGTTCCACGGGAGCGTTTAGGGACCGTAATGGGGACGTTTGGATTGACAGCGGGTCTTGGGGCGGCTGCTGGTCCTCTGATTGGTTCCCTCTTAATCGGTACCTGGGGCTGGCAATCGATGTTTTGGGTCAATGTTCCCTTTTTAGTCTTTTCGATCCTCGCCTGTATCTGGGCACTACCCGCTACTGCTCGGAAGGATCGCGTTCCTTTGGATCTCCTGGGATCGGTCTATCTGGCGGTGGGGTTTACGCTTTTGATTCTGCTTTTCAAAGGACAGAGTGGCTTTGTCTCACTGTTGATGGTGTTGGGTTTGCTCATCTCCGCTGTTCTATTTACTCGGCACGAGAGACGGATATCGGAGCCACTGATCGATTTTGCGCTGTTTAAACGCCTTCCGTTTGTTAGTGCAAATCTCTCGATCCTATGCAGCAATTTTGTGATGTACGGAATTTTATTGGCGATGCCATTGTTGTTGGAGAGTCAATTTCAGATGGATGAGAGCCAAATCGGCTATGTCTTGGTTGCACTTACTCTGTCGATGACGCTCATTTCCCCATTGGGTGGCTACTTAACGGATCGGCTGGGAAAAAGGCCGATGGTAATCACCTCCTTTGTATTGACGACCATTGCTGCCGTTTTGCTTTGGGTGGTTATCCCGATGGGCTCACTCTCCCTGGTGGTTGTTTCCTTGGTCGTGGCTGGGGTTGGTTGTGGTATCGGGATGGGGGCGATGCAACTTTCCTCTTTGGATGCGGTGGAACAGGAAAAATCGGGCATCGCTTCAGGGATCTTTTCCACCTTCCGCTACTTCGGCAGCATGATCGCTTCCGCGCTTATCGCCATTACCGCAGGATCATCATTTTTGTTCGGCTGCTTTGTGGCCGCCGCATTCGCTGGGATCGTCATTTCTCTAGGAATCAGAAAACATCCGTCGGCCGAATCACAACGAGCGGCGTAA
- a CDS encoding S1C family serine protease — translation MGYYKSSKSFPLAIVLVTALITGVVSSILTLTISPAFTGEGIFSRNHSSTNSNQPAETVDTQPVSVDVNSDVTKAVEKALPAVVGVINVQDSGDPFSPQEQDRGSGSGIVYAKENGKALIVTNHHVIAGANEVRIVLSDDKNEKTVTANVLGSDEATDLAVLEIPDDGVGAVAEWGNSDTIKAGEPAIAIGNPIGMQFYQSVTSGIISSPKRQISISSNQTMDVIQTDAAINPGNSGGALVNGAGQVIGINSMKVAQTGVEGIGFAIPINEAKPIIQDLIQHGKVQRPFMGIAMRDLDTISESDRESKLNLPTSVTQGVVLLEVSSGSSAAKAGLNRLDVIVELDGKKVQSAADVQSYLWKEKEVRDNIKISYYRDGSKKTASTELQER, via the coding sequence ATGGGTTATTACAAGAGTTCCAAAAGCTTTCCCCTCGCCATCGTTTTGGTGACCGCCTTGATTACCGGTGTTGTCAGTTCCATCTTAACCCTAACCATTTCCCCCGCTTTTACCGGAGAAGGGATCTTCTCTAGGAATCATTCCAGCACGAATTCCAACCAACCCGCAGAAACCGTAGACACGCAACCGGTTAGCGTCGATGTAAACAGTGATGTGACCAAGGCAGTGGAAAAAGCGTTGCCTGCGGTGGTTGGTGTGATCAATGTTCAAGACAGCGGAGATCCTTTTAGCCCTCAAGAGCAAGATCGCGGAAGTGGCTCCGGTATCGTCTATGCCAAAGAAAATGGAAAAGCCTTGATTGTAACCAATCACCATGTTATCGCTGGAGCAAATGAGGTTCGTATTGTGCTCTCTGATGACAAAAATGAAAAAACCGTCACAGCCAATGTGTTGGGTAGCGATGAGGCGACTGATCTAGCGGTTTTAGAAATCCCCGATGACGGGGTAGGGGCTGTAGCCGAATGGGGAAACTCCGACACCATTAAAGCCGGAGAACCTGCGATTGCGATCGGCAATCCCATTGGGATGCAGTTTTACCAATCGGTTACCTCTGGGATCATCAGTTCTCCCAAACGACAAATCTCCATTTCCAGCAATCAAACGATGGACGTGATCCAAACGGATGCTGCCATCAACCCCGGTAACAGCGGTGGAGCCCTGGTCAACGGTGCCGGTCAAGTGATCGGGATCAACAGCATGAAGGTCGCACAAACGGGGGTTGAGGGAATCGGATTTGCTATCCCCATTAATGAAGCCAAACCGATTATCCAAGATCTGATCCAACACGGCAAAGTACAGCGGCCATTTATGGGAATCGCAATGCGGGATCTGGATACCATTTCTGAAAGTGATCGAGAATCAAAGCTAAACCTCCCCACTTCCGTTACCCAGGGGGTTGTGCTGCTAGAAGTATCGTCCGGAAGTAGTGCCGCCAAAGCAGGGCTGAATCGTCTCGATGTCATCGTGGAGCTGGATGGAAAGAAAGTGCAGAGCGCAGCTGATGTCCAATCCTACCTGTGGAAGGAAAAAGAGGTGAGAGACAACATCAAAATCTCGTACTACCGTGACGGCAGTAAGAAAACTGCCTCCACCGAACTGCAGGAAAGATAA
- a CDS encoding PEP/pyruvate-binding domain-containing protein: MYTVSFGDIGQTDAKVGAKAENLSFLVEHGFPVPAGFVVTMDAFLRVLEENELCFENTEEWGQKLSTLQIPLEVQTELENAFQPLLDTYGSVAVRSSSEAEDLEGASFAGQYETFLHIRTFAELQEKLKACWASMFAPAVVQYLQQMEMDTTVLPMGVIVQGLVKSDVSGVIFSTNPVSNNAEEMMINASYGLGEGIVSGVVSPDLWTVRKEDGTTIAKELGSKEVEIHPDVRGTKTLATPLEDRDRFCLEEEPIFALVQLTQRIEELYGHAVDVEFALKDGQIYLLQARPITGLTAKPLSEFQQSITLGEAERQDGCWVQFDNLTGALTPLDASFLIPIVPVAMQAENQPMPMKMKLYKGHVYTFMSPPPGAEEMDMEKMMAEQYKKMAPLFPHLQQRMMDAINTHLLPQYRRFEEEAHNPLALEEAWKKVQELYEFHKKAWQVHFEVVIPQGALNMALAKTYQELLGEEDTTAVHELLTGTMNKFLETERELCKLAEQVKAEPELYALFRENEPEKLWSLLSNSAQGESFLAAVKDFLSVYGYRPIHDHRISETWVENPTHAMRAIASYVERDYDFDAEFQQGVEKRQARVEEVLRRIPEGEGKQRFMQLHQWALDAACVRDDHHFYIDAMLPAYSHLFLLNVGKTLVRHRVLAAPQDILYLYWDELLDCLQKPQSMVEEVERRKEEHHQNQHRSLPSYFGEIPAALKENPMMKELFGSIEVKSTDDLIVGNAASSGTYTGVVKVIQGPAEFGKLQEGEVLVCKTTTPTWMTLFATAGAVVTDGGGVLSHTGIIAREYGLPAVLGTKVATQRLQDGDKVMVDGTHGTVTVVEAVLNEAAATVAVRREERR; encoded by the coding sequence GTGTACACCGTATCCTTTGGTGACATCGGTCAGACTGATGCAAAAGTAGGGGCAAAAGCAGAAAATCTCTCGTTTTTGGTTGAGCATGGTTTTCCGGTTCCGGCTGGATTTGTTGTAACGATGGATGCCTTCCTCCGGGTATTAGAAGAAAACGAGCTCTGCTTTGAGAATACGGAGGAATGGGGTCAAAAACTTTCAACACTTCAGATTCCATTAGAAGTGCAAACAGAGTTGGAAAACGCTTTTCAACCGTTGCTGGATACTTACGGTTCTGTCGCTGTTCGCTCCTCTTCTGAAGCGGAAGATTTAGAAGGAGCTTCGTTTGCGGGACAGTATGAAACCTTTCTCCATATCCGTACCTTTGCAGAATTGCAGGAGAAATTAAAGGCATGTTGGGCGTCGATGTTTGCTCCAGCGGTTGTACAATATCTACAGCAGATGGAGATGGATACCACTGTATTGCCGATGGGTGTCATCGTTCAAGGGTTGGTAAAATCAGATGTGTCTGGTGTTATATTTAGCACCAATCCGGTTTCCAATAACGCTGAGGAAATGATGATCAATGCCAGTTATGGCTTGGGGGAAGGGATCGTTTCTGGTGTGGTCTCCCCCGATCTGTGGACGGTAAGGAAAGAGGATGGAACAACGATCGCGAAAGAATTAGGTAGTAAAGAAGTAGAAATCCATCCGGATGTTAGGGGAACGAAAACGCTAGCGACTCCGTTGGAGGATCGGGACCGATTTTGCCTGGAGGAGGAACCGATTTTTGCATTGGTGCAGTTGACACAAAGGATAGAGGAATTATACGGACATGCTGTCGATGTGGAGTTTGCCCTTAAAGATGGTCAAATCTATCTGTTGCAGGCGCGTCCAATCACTGGTTTAACTGCAAAGCCCCTCTCTGAATTTCAACAGTCGATCACACTGGGAGAAGCGGAGAGACAGGATGGATGCTGGGTTCAGTTTGACAATCTGACGGGGGCGCTTACCCCTTTGGATGCTTCTTTCCTCATTCCAATCGTGCCAGTGGCCATGCAAGCGGAAAATCAACCGATGCCGATGAAAATGAAATTGTACAAGGGTCATGTTTACACTTTCATGAGCCCGCCACCAGGGGCAGAGGAAATGGATATGGAAAAAATGATGGCGGAACAGTATAAAAAGATGGCCCCTTTGTTTCCCCATTTGCAGCAACGGATGATGGATGCGATCAACACCCATCTGCTCCCGCAATACCGCCGCTTTGAAGAAGAAGCGCACAACCCGCTCGCATTGGAGGAAGCATGGAAGAAGGTGCAGGAGCTATATGAATTTCACAAGAAAGCGTGGCAGGTCCATTTTGAAGTCGTTATACCACAGGGTGCCCTCAATATGGCTTTGGCGAAAACTTACCAGGAACTGTTGGGAGAAGAAGATACAACCGCAGTCCACGAATTATTGACAGGGACGATGAATAAGTTCCTGGAAACGGAGCGAGAGCTGTGCAAACTGGCTGAACAGGTAAAGGCGGAACCTGAATTATACGCGCTTTTCCGCGAGAATGAACCGGAGAAGTTGTGGTCGCTCCTTTCCAACTCTGCACAGGGTGAATCCTTTCTGGCCGCTGTCAAAGATTTTCTCTCGGTTTATGGCTATCGTCCCATCCATGATCATCGCATCAGTGAAACCTGGGTGGAAAACCCAACCCATGCCATGAGAGCGATCGCCAGCTATGTGGAGAGGGATTATGATTTTGACGCAGAGTTTCAACAGGGAGTGGAGAAGCGCCAAGCTCGGGTAGAGGAAGTGTTGCGCAGGATACCGGAAGGGGAAGGAAAGCAACGGTTTATGCAGTTGCATCAGTGGGCGTTGGATGCCGCCTGCGTCCGAGATGACCATCATTTTTATATCGATGCGATGCTACCGGCGTACTCCCATCTCTTTTTGCTCAATGTCGGAAAGACACTGGTTCGGCACAGGGTGTTGGCCGCTCCGCAAGATATCCTGTATCTGTATTGGGATGAACTGCTCGATTGCTTGCAAAAACCACAATCGATGGTAGAAGAGGTAGAGAGGCGAAAAGAAGAGCATCACCAAAATCAACATCGATCTCTTCCCTCCTACTTTGGTGAAATACCGGCGGCATTAAAAGAGAACCCGATGATGAAGGAGCTTTTTGGCTCGATCGAAGTGAAAAGTACAGATGATTTGATTGTAGGTAACGCCGCATCGAGCGGAACTTACACCGGTGTGGTAAAAGTGATCCAGGGTCCGGCGGAGTTTGGGAAGTTGCAAGAGGGGGAAGTTTTGGTTTGTAAAACGACTACCCCGACATGGATGACCCTCTTTGCTACGGCGGGGGCGGTGGTGACTGACGGAGGCGGTGTTCTCTCCCACACCGGCATTATCGCCCGAGAATACGGCCTGCCGGCGGTGTTGGGAACAAAAGTGGCGACGCAAAGGCTGCAAGATGGCGATAAGGTGATGGTTGATGGTACCCACGGCACCGTCACGGTGGTAGAGGCGGTTCTAAATGAAGCGGCTGCCACAGTAGCAGTAAGACGGGAGGAGCGTCGTTGA
- a CDS encoding macro domain-containing protein has product MLSIHHGDLLQSDCTVIGHQANCFATMGAGIAKQIAKRYPEAFQTDKEYPVPVGSRERLGSLSYAWHRDQRLIFNLYGQYHYGRGKQTDYEAFRSALRSMFHHLEGMEDQDFIKVGLPYNIGCGLAGGDWKRIESIIYSVSEQFQRGVHLYKL; this is encoded by the coding sequence GTGCTTTCTATCCATCACGGTGATCTTCTGCAAAGCGATTGTACCGTTATCGGCCATCAGGCCAATTGTTTCGCTACCATGGGGGCAGGCATCGCCAAACAAATCGCCAAACGTTACCCTGAAGCGTTTCAAACGGACAAAGAATACCCAGTTCCAGTCGGCTCGCGAGAACGGTTAGGGAGTCTCTCCTATGCTTGGCACCGCGATCAGCGACTCATCTTTAACCTTTACGGTCAGTATCACTATGGCCGCGGTAAACAGACCGATTATGAAGCATTCCGCTCTGCGCTTCGCTCGATGTTTCATCACTTAGAAGGAATGGAAGACCAAGATTTTATCAAAGTCGGCCTTCCCTATAACATCGGGTGCGGATTGGCCGGTGGGGATTGGAAGAGAATAGAATCAATCATTTACTCCGTATCAGAGCAATTTCAGCGCGGTGTTCATTTATATAAGTTGTAA